The proteins below come from a single Planctomycetaceae bacterium genomic window:
- a CDS encoding MFS transporter, giving the protein MGSPGKQGDGVDEKNPYSVLPVGDPHPAISGTDEPATNVHWLVFTLACATSFLLYLHRYSWNIIGPELQDEFAFTNTQAGFLFSLFYYTYAAGQIPSGVITDRFGARGVLTTIIAAWSVALTGIAHTGSLVLLGFWRLLFGATQAGCYPALTKISQQWFPPRQRTVMQGWVATTFGRAGGAMSPIILGTLLIGAWGLSWQAAITVIGIIGLLHCGIFFACFRNSPQQDPRVNDAERDLIRGGSTDAPKRDSETTVLPVGTALRNNSLRWFTLQQYLDAGSDVVFVSLIGSYFLAAHNFDISKTGWLASLPLWGGALGGIAGGWLNDRIIQQTGNRRWARSGVGCVGKVIGCAMLALVVLQSDGVTAAWLLMAAKFFSDWSQPTTWGACTDLGGRFTATVFSIINTAGTIGGVFMPIVFGFVLDLFTTKTLVDGAEAAITDWNPLFVLLSAMYLASGACWLLVDCTDRLAD; this is encoded by the coding sequence GTGGGTTCACCCGGAAAACAAGGTGACGGCGTGGACGAGAAGAATCCCTATTCGGTCCTCCCCGTTGGCGACCCGCACCCGGCCATCTCCGGAACGGACGAACCAGCGACGAACGTCCACTGGCTGGTGTTCACTCTGGCCTGCGCGACGTCGTTTCTGCTGTATCTGCACCGCTATAGCTGGAATATCATCGGCCCCGAACTTCAGGATGAGTTTGCGTTCACGAATACTCAGGCCGGGTTTCTGTTTTCTCTGTTTTACTACACATACGCCGCCGGTCAGATTCCCAGCGGAGTCATCACGGACCGCTTCGGGGCTCGCGGCGTACTGACGACAATCATCGCCGCGTGGTCGGTTGCCCTGACCGGGATTGCTCATACCGGCAGCCTTGTATTGCTGGGCTTCTGGCGACTGCTGTTCGGAGCGACTCAGGCGGGCTGCTATCCCGCTTTGACGAAGATCAGCCAGCAATGGTTTCCGCCGCGGCAGCGCACCGTCATGCAGGGCTGGGTCGCCACCACCTTCGGCCGCGCCGGAGGCGCGATGTCACCCATCATACTGGGGACGCTGCTGATCGGTGCGTGGGGTCTGAGCTGGCAGGCGGCGATCACCGTGATCGGCATCATCGGCCTGTTGCACTGCGGAATCTTTTTCGCCTGCTTCCGAAACTCACCGCAACAGGATCCGCGCGTCAACGACGCCGAACGCGATCTGATTCGCGGCGGTTCGACGGACGCTCCGAAGCGCGATTCCGAAACGACCGTGCTTCCGGTCGGAACGGCACTCCGGAACAACAGTCTGCGGTGGTTCACGCTGCAACAATATCTGGACGCCGGGTCGGATGTCGTGTTTGTCAGTCTGATTGGATCCTACTTTCTGGCCGCTCACAATTTCGATATCAGCAAGACCGGCTGGCTCGCCAGCCTGCCGCTGTGGGGCGGAGCACTGGGAGGCATCGCGGGAGGCTGGCTGAATGATCGCATCATTCAGCAAACCGGCAATCGGCGCTGGGCTCGCAGCGGAGTGGGCTGCGTCGGCAAAGTCATCGGCTGCGCGATGCTGGCTCTGGTTGTGCTGCAGTCCGACGGAGTGACCGCGGCATGGCTGCTGATGGCCGCGAAATTCTTCAGCGACTGGAGTCAGCCGACCACCTGGGGAGCCTGCACGGATCTGGGAGGACGCTTCACGGCGACCGTGTTCAGCATCATCAACACCGCCGGAACCATCGGCGGAGTCTTCATGCCGATCGTGTTCGGGTTCGTGCTGGATCTGTTCACGACGAAAACACTGGTCGACGGTGCCGAAGCCGCCATCACCGACTGGAATCCGCTGTTCGTTCTGCTGTCGGCGATGTACCTTGCCTCCGGCGCGTGCTGGCTGCTCGTCGACTGCACGGATCGACTGGCGGATTGA
- a CDS encoding succinylglutamate desuccinylase/aspartoacylase family protein gives MERRTVRPESLDLDSPGRRDYWLALEHDSIWGDHLIPLTVFVGPETKDGQGLVAFGSNHGNEYEGPVALKHLLREIDIRDVRGRLILIPVLNPAAFLSGTRESRDEDGVNLNRAFVDGAGTTSALSGITHRIAAFVREYIWPRVHIVLDLHSGGDVARFSICSNFHPVDDPELSQRIEQTARWYGTPSLMVYQNITPGLLPSEAERLGKITVGTELGWGRSVNPEGVRYGRQGVLAAAINNNLLHGKIEPIAHHKAGTQRKLEMVDRDCFIVAPFAGHYEPLVECGTTVRKGQTVGLLHDFDRIDLDPWPCVAALDGVVLAQAWVAPVPKGQHIVVVAREIP, from the coding sequence ATGGAACGCAGGACCGTACGTCCCGAATCCCTGGACCTCGATTCTCCCGGCCGCCGCGATTACTGGCTGGCTCTGGAACATGACAGCATCTGGGGAGATCACCTGATTCCGCTCACGGTCTTCGTCGGTCCCGAAACCAAAGACGGCCAGGGTCTGGTGGCGTTCGGTTCCAATCACGGCAACGAGTACGAAGGACCCGTCGCTCTGAAGCACCTGCTGCGTGAGATTGATATTCGTGACGTGAGAGGCCGCTTGATTCTGATTCCCGTGCTGAACCCGGCCGCGTTTCTGTCCGGGACGCGAGAAAGCCGCGATGAAGACGGCGTAAATCTTAATCGAGCGTTCGTGGACGGTGCCGGTACGACCTCCGCACTGTCGGGGATCACTCACCGCATCGCGGCTTTCGTGAGGGAATACATCTGGCCGCGGGTTCACATTGTGCTGGACTTGCATTCCGGCGGTGACGTCGCCCGGTTTTCGATCTGCTCCAACTTTCATCCGGTGGATGACCCGGAACTCAGCCAGCGGATTGAACAGACGGCTCGCTGGTACGGCACGCCGTCATTGATGGTTTATCAGAACATCACGCCCGGACTGTTGCCCAGCGAAGCCGAACGCCTGGGCAAGATCACCGTCGGCACGGAACTCGGCTGGGGCAGATCCGTCAATCCCGAAGGCGTGCGATACGGACGTCAGGGAGTGCTCGCCGCCGCGATCAACAACAACCTCCTGCACGGAAAAATCGAACCGATTGCCCACCACAAAGCGGGGACGCAGAGAAAGCTGGAGATGGTCGATCGCGACTGCTTCATTGTCGCGCCGTTTGCCGGCCACTACGAACCGCTGGTCGAATGCGGAACGACCGTCAGGAAGGGGCAAACCGTCGGACTGCTGCACGACTTTGATCGCATCGACCTGGACCCGTGGC